From Bacillus pumilus, one genomic window encodes:
- the rny gene encoding ribonuclease Y, with translation MSPTMFTIISILLSLICLVVGYFVRKTIAEAKISGARNMAEQIVEDAKRDAEALKKEALLEAKDEIHSFRVEAEQEVRERRNELQRQENRLLQKEENLDRKDESLDKRESLLEKRDHSLNERQQHIEEMESKVDDMIRLQKAELERISSLTRDEAKQIILDQVENELSHDIAVMTKESENRAKEEADKKAKNILSLALQRCAADHVAETTVSVVNLPNDEMKGRIIGREGRNIRTLETLTGIDLIIDDTPEAVILSGFDPIRRETARIALDKLVQDGRIHPARIEEMVEKSRREVDDYIREMGEQTTFEVGVHGLHPDLIKILGRLKFRTSYGQNVLKHSIEVAHLAGLMASELGEDAKLAKRAGLLHDIGKAIDHEVEGSHVEIGVELATKYKEHPVVINSIASHHGDQEPTSIIAVLVAAADALSAARPGARSETLENYIRRLEKLEDISESYEGVEKSFAIQAGREVRIMVKPDSINDLEAHRLARDIRKRIEDELDYPGHIKVTVIRETRAVEYAK, from the coding sequence ATGTCGCCTACGATGTTTACGATCATCTCCATTTTGCTGAGCCTAATCTGTTTAGTTGTTGGCTACTTTGTTCGTAAAACCATTGCAGAAGCAAAAATATCCGGCGCAAGAAACATGGCCGAACAAATTGTTGAGGATGCAAAGCGTGATGCGGAAGCATTGAAGAAAGAAGCGCTCTTGGAAGCGAAAGATGAAATTCATTCCTTTCGTGTAGAGGCGGAGCAAGAAGTTCGTGAAAGACGTAATGAGCTTCAAAGACAAGAAAACCGTTTACTTCAAAAAGAGGAAAATCTTGATCGCAAAGACGAATCTTTAGATAAACGGGAGTCCCTGTTGGAGAAGAGAGATCATTCTCTGAATGAACGACAACAACATATTGAAGAGATGGAAAGCAAAGTGGATGATATGATTCGTTTGCAGAAAGCCGAGTTAGAACGCATTTCTAGTTTAACTCGAGATGAAGCGAAACAAATCATTCTGGATCAAGTTGAAAATGAGCTTTCCCACGACATTGCAGTCATGACGAAAGAATCTGAAAACCGAGCGAAAGAAGAGGCTGATAAAAAGGCGAAAAACATTCTTTCACTTGCGTTACAGCGTTGTGCAGCTGATCATGTAGCTGAAACGACGGTATCTGTAGTCAATCTTCCAAATGATGAGATGAAAGGTCGTATTATCGGACGTGAAGGACGAAATATCCGTACGTTAGAGACGTTAACAGGTATTGACTTGATCATAGATGATACACCTGAAGCTGTTATCCTATCGGGCTTTGATCCGATTAGACGTGAAACAGCGAGGATAGCTCTGGACAAGCTAGTCCAGGATGGCCGCATTCATCCTGCACGAATTGAAGAAATGGTGGAAAAATCACGCCGTGAAGTCGATGATTATATCCGTGAGATGGGTGAGCAAACGACATTCGAAGTCGGAGTTCACGGTCTGCATCCGGATCTCATCAAAATTCTCGGTCGCTTAAAATTCCGTACAAGTTATGGACAAAATGTCCTGAAGCATTCAATTGAGGTTGCACATCTTGCAGGTCTCATGGCTTCAGAGCTTGGAGAAGATGCAAAGCTTGCAAAACGAGCAGGTCTTCTGCATGACATTGGAAAAGCCATTGATCATGAAGTAGAAGGAAGCCACGTAGAAATTGGCGTTGAGCTTGCGACGAAATATAAAGAGCATCCTGTTGTCATCAACAGTATTGCCTCTCACCACGGTGACCAAGAACCGACATCTATTATCGCTGTTCTTGTTGCGGCAGCAGATGCATTATCTGCAGCACGCCCTGGTGCAAGAAGTGAGACGCTTGAAAATTACATTCGGAGACTTGAGAAATTAGAAGATATCTCTGAATCTTATGAAGGTGTTGAAAAATCGTTTGCGATACAGGCTGGACGTGAAGTACGTATTATGGTGAAGCCAGATTCAATTAATGATCTTGAAGCTCACCGTCTAGCAAGGGATATTCGTAAGCGGATTGAGGACGAGCTCGATTACCCTGGTCACATTAAAGTGACGGTCATTCGAGAAACTCGCGCAGTAGAGTATGCAAAATAG
- a CDS encoding TIGR00282 family metallophosphoesterase: MKILFVGDIVGSPGRDTLKEYLPKLKKKYQPHFTIVNGENAAHGKGITEKIYHELLQAGADVLTMGNHTWDKRDIFDFIDDAANMVRPANFPEGTPGKGLTFIKKQGKELAVINLQGRTFLPPIDCPFQKVDELIAEASKRTPFIFIDFHGEATSEKQAMGWYTDGRASCVVGTHTHVQTADNRVLPKGTAYISDVGMTGPYDGILGVDRETIIKRFKTSLPVRFEIAEGRTTLSAVIVEIDEQSKKAVKIDRILINDDHIFFE, translated from the coding sequence ATGAAAATATTATTTGTTGGAGATATCGTCGGTTCACCTGGACGAGACACACTGAAAGAATACTTGCCAAAGTTGAAGAAGAAATATCAGCCCCACTTTACCATTGTCAACGGAGAAAATGCTGCTCATGGGAAAGGGATAACTGAAAAAATCTATCATGAGCTGCTGCAAGCAGGAGCTGACGTGCTTACAATGGGCAACCATACATGGGATAAAAGAGACATTTTTGATTTCATCGATGACGCAGCCAACATGGTTCGTCCGGCGAACTTCCCAGAAGGCACACCTGGTAAAGGTCTTACGTTTATAAAAAAACAAGGAAAAGAACTGGCCGTCATCAATTTACAAGGACGCACTTTTTTACCGCCAATTGACTGCCCGTTTCAAAAAGTAGACGAGTTAATTGCGGAAGCATCCAAACGTACACCGTTCATTTTTATTGATTTTCATGGTGAAGCCACAAGTGAAAAGCAAGCGATGGGCTGGTATACAGACGGCCGTGCATCATGTGTCGTTGGAACGCATACACATGTTCAAACAGCAGATAACCGCGTTTTGCCAAAAGGAACTGCGTATATTTCAGATGTGGGAATGACAGGACCTTATGATGGCATTTTAGGTGTTGATCGGGAGACGATTATTAAACGATTCAAAACGAGTCTTCCAGTCCGTTTTGAGATTGCAGAAGGACGCACAACACTAAGTGCAGTAATCGTAGAAATTGACGAACAGTCGAAAAAAGCTGTCAAAATTGATCGAATTTTGATAAATGATGACCATATTTTCTTTGAATAA
- the spoVS gene encoding stage V sporulation protein SpoVS, with protein sequence MEILKVSAKSNPNSVAGALAGVLRERGAAEIQAIGAGALNQAVKAVAIARGFVAPSGVDLICIPAFTDILIDGEERTAIKLIVEPR encoded by the coding sequence ATGGAAATTTTAAAAGTTTCAGCAAAGTCAAATCCGAATTCAGTAGCAGGAGCATTAGCAGGCGTTTTACGTGAACGCGGTGCAGCGGAAATACAAGCAATCGGCGCTGGAGCGCTGAATCAGGCGGTCAAGGCTGTAGCCATAGCAAGGGGATTTGTTGCACCAAGCGGAGTGGATTTGATATGCATTCCAGCCTTTACTGACATTCTTATCGATGGAGAAGAAAGAACAGCAATCAAATTGATTGTTGAGCCGCGATAA
- a CDS encoding efflux RND transporter permease subunit yields MIEAFLKRGKLVFILFFIVLIAGGYLFAQLPKRELPEFQANIVTISTVFPGADAKQVESNVTNKLESAISDINGVEKTSSVSAIGFSNIVLEIDDQADFQKVASQIKNETRSAASSFPNGVMEPDVKDEFGNVPVGSYMVVASQLTDLAKSQESLRALKEKVEDIKGVDSVVIKGFNDKQAVLNLDSSKLEDEGLNVTDVTNAINQEFDTSPLGDIRAGGEKVKLSIDAYDRLDQVKKIELFSKTNREPVTISQLGSLKEVEKEKSDIVSYNGKPAYSFTVNIKPGLDIPKMYDKVSDVIKKEKQLPNGVEWVDYYSQKSDVDAIFNDLIKEAIVAVIAVIIVTTLGLTIGGAFIVSLAIPLSITIGTIPLPFLQVDLNQISIIGFIIALGILVDDAIVVNDNILRQMKKYESPLKGTIAGVKEVAGSILTSTLAVVFAFLPLVFLSGANGSFIRALPSVLVTTVLASMVISLTLVPVYQYTVNRKRKNKKIQKEPGFLGKPLKKLADFYADRVLTNIVERPLLIGLSGLLVATLAFLLIFVTPFEFFPAANKKEVVVTVTLPSETTLDKTNETLEKIEQEMKQQKGIEETAIFAGGGVPNLFNESISNSSDHTGQVVVRVDNDQMTSKQLIDRMTEPLRKKFKDADIFMKTIVQGPPTGAPVTVTIAGDSFAKLINIKETLTSEMKEKGASLITDDVNQPVKTISFELNRDRMAEDGLSAQFVSKQLGLVTEGMPLGSFKQGSNDIDLVVKQDMATHQNGLKLKEIKVPVNSNEGGMPSLEPLSRYVKEKETEQYESIPHENGIPTITLKAYPGTSESFKDDMKEVVNQVGKTDAAKELTISQGGENEDQTQFFIEISLLFGVVLLLIYVTIAFQFNSLMLPLLVLGTVYLAISGAVIGLFVTQTPFSFMATMGIVSLAGIVVRNAVVLFEFIEQRRKQGFDQQTAVIEAGRARIRPILLTAFTALVALMPVALSNDPLFKPLAICIVSGVFFSTILTLFIVPALYIAVSKRR; encoded by the coding sequence ATGATTGAAGCTTTTTTGAAAAGAGGAAAGCTTGTTTTTATTTTATTTTTTATTGTTCTCATTGCTGGCGGCTATTTATTCGCGCAGCTCCCTAAACGAGAACTGCCAGAATTCCAAGCGAATATCGTCACGATTTCCACCGTGTTTCCTGGTGCGGATGCAAAACAGGTGGAAAGTAATGTAACCAATAAGCTCGAATCAGCCATATCTGATATCAATGGTGTAGAGAAAACGAGCTCTGTTTCTGCCATTGGTTTTTCAAATATTGTGCTTGAAATTGATGATCAAGCCGACTTTCAAAAGGTGGCAAGTCAAATTAAGAATGAAACCAGGAGTGCTGCGTCGTCCTTTCCTAATGGAGTGATGGAGCCGGATGTAAAGGATGAGTTCGGCAACGTGCCGGTTGGTTCTTATATGGTTGTGGCGAGTCAATTAACGGACTTGGCAAAAAGTCAGGAATCGCTGCGTGCGTTGAAGGAAAAGGTTGAGGACATCAAAGGGGTAGACAGTGTCGTCATCAAAGGATTCAATGACAAACAAGCGGTATTAAACTTAGATTCAAGTAAATTGGAGGATGAAGGGTTAAATGTAACGGATGTCACAAATGCCATCAATCAGGAATTTGACACATCTCCACTAGGCGACATTCGGGCAGGCGGCGAGAAGGTTAAGCTGTCCATTGATGCCTATGACCGTTTGGATCAAGTGAAAAAGATTGAGCTTTTCTCCAAAACGAACCGTGAGCCGGTCACAATCAGTCAGCTTGGCAGCTTAAAAGAAGTAGAAAAAGAGAAAAGTGACATTGTGTCGTATAACGGAAAGCCCGCCTATTCATTTACAGTCAATATCAAACCCGGGCTGGATATTCCTAAAATGTACGACAAAGTCAGTGATGTTATTAAGAAAGAGAAGCAGCTTCCAAATGGTGTGGAGTGGGTAGACTACTATTCACAAAAAAGTGATGTGGATGCTATTTTTAATGATTTGATAAAAGAAGCCATTGTTGCGGTCATCGCTGTCATTATCGTCACCACACTTGGTCTTACCATTGGCGGTGCGTTCATCGTTTCACTTGCCATCCCATTATCGATCACAATCGGAACGATTCCGCTGCCATTTTTACAAGTAGACCTCAATCAGATTTCGATTATCGGCTTTATCATTGCCCTAGGAATACTTGTCGATGATGCCATTGTCGTCAACGATAATATTTTAAGGCAGATGAAAAAATACGAAAGTCCGCTTAAAGGAACGATTGCAGGTGTGAAAGAAGTTGCAGGGTCTATTTTGACTTCAACACTTGCGGTTGTGTTTGCTTTCTTGCCACTTGTTTTCTTATCAGGTGCAAACGGTTCATTTATACGAGCATTACCGTCTGTCCTAGTCACGACTGTACTTGCGTCTATGGTGATTTCTCTGACACTAGTGCCAGTCTATCAATATACCGTGAACCGAAAAAGAAAGAACAAGAAAATTCAAAAAGAGCCAGGATTCCTAGGCAAACCGTTAAAAAAATTAGCTGATTTTTATGCAGACCGTGTGCTGACGAACATTGTGGAGCGTCCGCTGCTTATTGGCCTAAGTGGTTTGCTCGTTGCAACGCTTGCCTTTTTACTGATTTTCGTCACACCATTTGAATTTTTCCCTGCAGCGAATAAAAAAGAAGTGGTTGTCACTGTCACTCTTCCAAGTGAAACAACATTAGACAAAACAAATGAAACATTAGAGAAAATAGAACAAGAGATGAAACAGCAGAAAGGCATTGAAGAGACGGCGATCTTTGCAGGCGGCGGTGTACCGAACCTGTTTAATGAAAGTATCTCAAATTCAAGTGATCATACTGGTCAAGTTGTCGTGAGAGTAGACAATGATCAAATGACGAGTAAACAATTGATAGATCGTATGACAGAGCCATTGCGTAAGAAATTCAAAGATGCTGATATTTTTATGAAAACCATTGTTCAAGGGCCGCCAACCGGTGCGCCTGTGACAGTAACCATTGCGGGTGACTCTTTTGCAAAGCTCATTAATATCAAAGAAACGCTCACAAGTGAAATGAAAGAAAAAGGAGCGAGCTTGATCACTGACGATGTCAATCAGCCGGTAAAAACCATCTCCTTTGAGTTAAACCGTGACCGAATGGCAGAGGATGGTCTCAGCGCTCAGTTTGTCAGCAAACAGCTCGGTCTAGTGACAGAAGGCATGCCATTAGGCAGCTTTAAACAAGGATCAAATGATATCGACCTAGTGGTCAAACAGGATATGGCTACACACCAAAATGGATTAAAGCTAAAAGAAATAAAAGTGCCTGTCAATTCAAATGAAGGTGGTATGCCTTCACTCGAGCCGCTTAGCCGATATGTAAAAGAAAAAGAAACAGAGCAGTACGAAAGCATTCCACATGAAAATGGAATTCCGACCATTACGCTGAAGGCGTACCCTGGCACGTCAGAGTCGTTTAAAGATGACATGAAAGAAGTCGTCAATCAAGTAGGAAAAACGGATGCAGCGAAGGAGCTAACCATTTCTCAAGGTGGAGAAAATGAAGATCAAACCCAGTTCTTTATTGAAATTAGTCTCTTATTTGGGGTTGTCTTGCTGCTCATTTATGTGACCATCGCTTTTCAGTTCAATTCATTGATGCTTCCATTGTTAGTTCTAGGTACGGTTTACTTAGCGATATCTGGAGCTGTAATAGGACTGTTTGTCACACAAACACCGTTCAGCTTCATGGCAACAATGGGAATTGTCTCATTAGCTGGTATCGTGGTCCGAAATGCGGTTGTCTTGTTCGAATTTATTGAGCAGCGGCGTAAGCAAGGATTCGATCAACAGACAGCTGTCATTGAAGCGGGAAGAGCTAGGATTAGGCCAATTTTACTAACAGCATTTACAGCACTGGTTGCCCTTATGCCTGTAGCATTAAGTAATGATCCGCTCTTTAAGCCGCTGGCAATCTGCATAGTTTCGGGTGTCTTTTTCTCAACGATTCTCACACTCTTCATTGTGCCAGCCTTATATATTGCCGTTTCAAAAAGACGGTGA
- the tdh gene encoding L-threonine 3-dehydrogenase, with protein MCGTMKAIVKKESAYGAVLMEMPIPEINDHEVLIQVKATSICGTDVHIYNWDDWAKGRVKAPYIFGHEFTGEVVKVGKQVSRAKVGDFVSAETHVVCNQCYMCLTGQQHLCSETKILGVDIDGCFAEYVKVPEQNVWHNPAQMPVELASIQEPLGNAVHTVLHTPVSGKSVAIFGCGPIGLMAIAVAKASGAVQVFAVDQNEYRLDLARKMGADHIVDIGKDDPVEVIKQFTRMEGADVICEMSGHPVAINQALEACANGGKVNILSLPERPVTIDITNQIVFRGLTVQGITGRKMFETWRQVSELLRTNTIDVQPVVTHTLPFEQFEKGFELMRNGTCGKVVLMMASNQRGKK; from the coding sequence ATGTGTGGAACGATGAAAGCAATTGTTAAAAAAGAAAGCGCTTACGGGGCGGTACTGATGGAAATGCCGATTCCAGAAATCAATGATCATGAAGTATTGATTCAGGTGAAAGCCACTTCGATATGCGGAACAGACGTGCATATTTATAACTGGGATGACTGGGCAAAGGGAAGAGTTAAAGCGCCCTACATTTTTGGACATGAATTTACAGGAGAAGTTGTCAAAGTAGGGAAGCAAGTCTCACGTGCAAAAGTAGGGGATTTTGTATCGGCAGAGACGCATGTTGTATGTAATCAGTGCTATATGTGTTTAACCGGTCAGCAGCATTTATGCAGTGAAACAAAAATTTTAGGGGTAGACATTGACGGCTGTTTTGCTGAATATGTCAAAGTACCTGAACAAAATGTGTGGCACAATCCAGCTCAAATGCCAGTAGAGCTTGCATCTATCCAAGAGCCGCTTGGAAATGCCGTTCATACAGTGCTGCATACACCTGTTTCAGGTAAGTCAGTGGCGATTTTTGGCTGCGGACCAATCGGTTTAATGGCGATCGCCGTCGCGAAAGCTTCCGGTGCTGTTCAAGTGTTTGCCGTCGATCAAAACGAATACAGGCTGGATCTTGCCCGAAAAATGGGGGCAGACCATATTGTGGATATTGGAAAAGATGATCCTGTTGAGGTGATTAAGCAGTTCACACGGATGGAAGGAGCAGATGTGATATGCGAGATGTCAGGACATCCAGTTGCCATTAATCAAGCTCTCGAAGCTTGTGCAAATGGAGGGAAAGTCAATATACTAAGCTTGCCAGAACGGCCAGTGACAATTGATATTACGAATCAAATTGTTTTTAGGGGATTAACCGTCCAAGGAATCACGGGGAGAAAAATGTTTGAGACGTGGCGTCAAGTATCTGAGTTATTAAGAACGAATACCATCGATGTCCAGCCAGTTGTCACCCATACGCTGCCATTTGAACAGTTCGAAAAGGGATTTGAACTCATGAGAAATGGTACGTGCGGAAAGGTCGTACTGATGATGGCATCAAATCAAAGGGGGAAGAAATGA
- a CDS encoding glycine C-acetyltransferase, giving the protein MMKEFTYLQDELETMKQQGTHQTLKEIDSKQSSTVTLNEQSVIQLSSNNYLGLTSHPRLMKAAKEAIDEFGAGTGSVRTIAGTMTMHERLEKKLAAFKKTEAALVFQSGFTTNQGVLSSILTKDDIVISDELNHASIIDGIRLTKADKKVYGHSNMEELEKILKKSMNYRVRLIVTDGVFSMDGDIAPLPEIVRLAEAYDAFVMVDDAHASGVLGENGRGTVNHFKLDGRVHIQVGTLSKAVGVLGGYVAGSAVLIDYLKHKARPFLFSTSHPPAVTRACEEAIEVLLDEPERISTLWENAAYFKEKVVSLGFQVAPTETPIIPIMIGDEALTFRFSKALIERGVFAQGIAFPTVAKGKARIRAIITAEHTKEELDRALTVIEEEAKKLNILD; this is encoded by the coding sequence ATGATGAAAGAATTCACGTATTTACAAGATGAATTGGAAACAATGAAGCAGCAAGGCACCCACCAAACATTGAAAGAGATCGACTCAAAACAATCATCCACTGTGACATTAAATGAACAATCTGTCATACAGCTCTCCTCAAATAACTACTTAGGCCTCACCTCACATCCAAGGCTGATGAAAGCGGCAAAAGAGGCAATTGATGAATTTGGTGCTGGCACAGGGTCTGTACGAACCATCGCCGGCACAATGACGATGCACGAACGTCTTGAAAAAAAGCTCGCTGCATTTAAAAAGACAGAGGCAGCCCTTGTGTTCCAATCAGGCTTTACGACCAACCAAGGGGTCTTATCAAGTATCCTGACAAAAGATGATATTGTTATTTCAGATGAACTGAATCATGCCTCAATCATTGACGGCATCCGATTAACAAAAGCAGATAAAAAGGTATACGGTCATTCCAATATGGAAGAGCTTGAGAAAATTTTAAAGAAATCTATGAATTACCGCGTGCGTCTCATCGTCACAGATGGTGTGTTCTCGATGGATGGAGATATTGCGCCACTTCCTGAGATTGTGAGGCTCGCAGAAGCATATGATGCATTTGTGATGGTAGACGATGCGCATGCCTCAGGCGTGCTTGGTGAAAATGGCCGCGGGACAGTCAACCATTTTAAACTCGACGGCAGAGTGCACATTCAGGTTGGGACACTTAGTAAGGCTGTCGGAGTGCTCGGCGGCTATGTAGCGGGATCAGCCGTTTTAATCGACTACTTAAAGCATAAAGCAAGGCCGTTTTTATTCAGCACCTCACATCCGCCAGCTGTGACTAGAGCCTGTGAAGAAGCCATTGAAGTGCTGTTAGATGAACCAGAGCGAATTAGCACACTCTGGGAAAACGCCGCCTATTTCAAAGAAAAAGTCGTCAGCCTTGGGTTTCAAGTTGCTCCGACAGAAACACCGATTATTCCAATTATGATTGGAGACGAAGCCCTTACTTTCCGCTTTTCAAAGGCTTTAATAGAGCGAGGCGTGTTTGCTCAAGGCATCGCCTTCCCAACTGTGGCAAAAGGAAAAGCGAGAATTAGAGCCATCATCACAGCAGAGCACACAAAAGAAGAACTAGACCGTGCACTGACGGTGATCGAAGAAGAAGCAAAAAAACTGAACATACTTGATTGA
- a CDS encoding MrcB family domain-containing protein has product MREMLFNKDEFYKQFLDYKNNARTDKNHPFHKMFNKEIPNKIQCELEKRHMRNLDRIDIKASTGNGKVAESIWIAFLDQLLTKNQKTNKTTTQKGLYIVILFANNGKDFYLSIGLGTENLSLKKIKYEAEVWRERLKPQLKTSANLNGFEIGDFYLGESDRPKKYAAGSLVFKRYNINTFNQHKFLKDIYNLNEFFYDFIFEIYSSPDLHIDTKNKKSIKRKRIIHRDVYKQLREERAKQNEETGRIAEKFVYHMEVEQLKAAGQEQLAEAVNWVAETEDGHGFDIKSYYPDGKEKLIEVKGSKLTHQDFPFFLSEQERMVAEEEKESYVITLVESVGTKQMKIVKEIQNPLGKDDLHLKPTQYSCRIRVD; this is encoded by the coding sequence ATGAGAGAAATGTTATTTAATAAAGATGAGTTTTATAAGCAATTTTTAGATTATAAGAACAATGCAAGAACAGATAAGAATCACCCTTTTCACAAAATGTTTAATAAAGAAATACCAAACAAAATTCAATGTGAATTAGAAAAACGTCATATGAGGAATTTGGATAGGATCGATATTAAAGCATCTACAGGAAATGGAAAAGTTGCGGAGTCTATTTGGATAGCATTTCTAGACCAGCTCTTAACAAAGAATCAAAAAACAAATAAAACAACTACACAAAAAGGATTATATATAGTCATTTTATTCGCTAATAACGGCAAAGATTTTTATTTATCGATTGGATTAGGTACTGAAAATTTATCTCTCAAAAAGATTAAATATGAAGCAGAAGTTTGGCGAGAACGACTAAAACCACAATTGAAGACTAGTGCTAATTTAAATGGATTTGAAATAGGAGATTTTTATCTAGGAGAATCTGATAGACCTAAAAAGTATGCAGCAGGTTCATTGGTATTTAAAAGGTATAATATCAATACATTTAATCAACATAAATTTTTAAAAGATATATATAACTTGAATGAATTTTTTTATGATTTTATTTTCGAAATTTATTCGAGTCCTGATCTTCATATAGACACAAAAAATAAAAAAAGTATAAAAAGAAAAAGAATCATTCATAGAGATGTTTATAAACAATTAAGAGAAGAAAGAGCAAAGCAAAACGAAGAGACAGGTAGAATAGCTGAGAAATTTGTTTATCATATGGAAGTAGAGCAATTAAAAGCAGCGGGTCAGGAACAATTAGCGGAAGCTGTCAATTGGGTGGCTGAAACGGAAGATGGTCATGGATTTGATATCAAATCTTATTACCCCGATGGAAAAGAGAAACTCATAGAAGTAAAAGGATCTAAACTGACTCATCAAGACTTTCCATTTTTCTTATCTGAACAAGAAAGAATGGTAGCAGAAGAGGAAAAAGAATCATATGTGATTACTTTAGTTGAGAGTGTCGGTACAAAGCAGATGAAAATTGTCAAAGAAATACAAAACCCTTTAGGCAAAGACGATCTACATCTGAAACCTACTCAATATTCATGCAGAATTCGTGTGGATTGA
- the miaB gene encoding tRNA (N6-isopentenyl adenosine(37)-C2)-methylthiotransferase MiaB encodes MNEEQRKASGQVSSSDKKSEKDYSQYFEAVYIPPSLKEAKKRGKEEVEYNQFQIDERFQGLGNGRKFYIRTYGCQMNEHDTEVMAGIFMALGYEPTNSTEDANVILLNTCAIRENAENKVFGELGHLKALKREKPDLILGVCGCMSQEESVVNRILKKHPFVDLIFGTHNIHRLPELLSECYLSKEMVIEVWSKEGDVIENLPRARQGKIKGWVNIMYGCDKFCTYCIVPYTRGKERSRRPDEIIQEVRRLAAEGYKEITLLGQNVNAYGKDFEDMEYGLGHLMDELRKIDIPRIRFTTSHPRDFDDHLIEVLAKGGNLLDHIHLPVQSGSSSVLKLMARKYDRERYLDLVRKIKEAMPNASLTTDIIVGFPNETDEQFEETLSLYREVEFDAAYTFIYSPREGTPAAKMQDNVPMHVKKERLQRLNALVNEISAKKMKEYEGQTVEVLVEGESKNNPEILAGYTSKSKLVNFKAPKEAIGNIVKVKITQAKTWSLDGEMVGEAIEVN; translated from the coding sequence ATGAATGAAGAGCAGAGAAAAGCGAGCGGACAAGTAAGTTCATCGGACAAAAAATCCGAGAAGGACTACAGCCAGTATTTTGAAGCTGTGTACATTCCGCCTTCCTTAAAAGAAGCAAAAAAACGGGGTAAAGAAGAAGTCGAATACAATCAATTTCAAATTGACGAGCGGTTTCAAGGGTTAGGGAACGGCCGCAAGTTTTATATTCGCACATATGGCTGTCAAATGAATGAGCATGACACAGAAGTGATGGCTGGTATCTTTATGGCGCTTGGTTATGAGCCAACAAACTCAACGGAAGATGCAAATGTCATCTTATTAAACACTTGTGCGATTCGTGAAAATGCGGAAAACAAAGTGTTCGGAGAGCTTGGTCATTTAAAAGCATTAAAGCGTGAAAAGCCAGATTTAATTTTAGGTGTCTGCGGATGTATGTCGCAAGAGGAATCTGTCGTCAACCGTATTTTGAAGAAACATCCATTTGTTGATTTGATTTTCGGTACACACAACATTCACCGCCTGCCAGAGTTGTTATCTGAATGCTATCTTTCAAAAGAAATGGTCATCGAGGTTTGGTCAAAAGAAGGCGATGTAATTGAAAACCTTCCGAGAGCCCGCCAAGGAAAAATTAAGGGCTGGGTGAATATTATGTACGGCTGTGATAAATTCTGTACATACTGTATCGTCCCTTACACGCGCGGTAAGGAAAGAAGCCGCCGCCCGGATGAAATTATTCAAGAGGTCAGACGTTTAGCGGCAGAAGGATATAAGGAAATTACCCTTCTTGGTCAAAACGTGAATGCGTATGGAAAAGATTTTGAAGACATGGAATATGGTCTTGGACACCTAATGGATGAGCTGCGTAAAATCGATATTCCGCGTATCCGTTTTACAACAAGCCACCCGCGTGACTTTGACGATCACTTAATTGAAGTGCTTGCTAAGGGTGGGAACCTTCTCGATCATATTCATTTGCCAGTTCAATCAGGCAGTTCTTCTGTCTTGAAACTTATGGCGAGAAAATATGACCGTGAGCGTTATCTTGATCTTGTGCGCAAAATCAAAGAAGCCATGCCAAATGCTTCATTAACAACGGACATTATTGTTGGGTTCCCAAATGAGACAGATGAGCAGTTTGAGGAAACACTTTCCCTCTATCGTGAGGTTGAGTTTGATGCCGCTTATACGTTCATTTACTCTCCAAGAGAAGGAACACCAGCAGCGAAAATGCAAGACAACGTGCCAATGCATGTGAAAAAAGAACGTCTGCAGCGCCTGAATGCCCTCGTGAATGAAATTTCCGCGAAAAAAATGAAGGAATATGAAGGGCAGACTGTCGAAGTATTAGTAGAGGGTGAAAGTAAAAACAACCCTGAAATCCTAGCCGGATATACAAGTAAAAGCAAGCTTGTGAATTTTAAAGCACCAAAAGAAGCGATTGGCAACATCGTCAAAGTGAAAATCACACAAGCCAAAACTTGGTCTCTTGACGGAGAAATGGTTGGAGAAGCTATCGAGGTGAATTAA